Proteins from a single region of Amycolatopsis sp. CA-230715:
- a CDS encoding GMC family oxidoreductase: protein MSEEFDYVVVGGGTAGSVVAARLSEDPSVTVCLLEAGPSDVDDPAVLQLNQWMGLLESGYDWDYLVEPQESGNSFLRHARAKVLGGCSSHNSCIAFWAPAEDLDEWASLGLDGWSAKDVFPLYKRLETNDGPGEHHGRSGPVTIRSVPPRDPAGAALLEACEQAGIPRTEFNSGSTVTHGANWFQINAREDGTRSSASVSYLHPIIGKRSNLDIRTGARAKRLIFDGKRCTGVEYLAPDLIHGIEVKARREVIVSSGAIDTPKLLMLSGIGPAEHLREVGVEVLHDSPGVGANLQDHPEGLIQWDAKQPMVSDSTQWWEIGIFTTTEDGLDRPDLMFHYGSVPFDLNTLRHGYPTTENGFCLTPNVTRSRSLGTVRLRTRDYRDKPKVDPRYFTDPHDIRVMTYGIKLAREIVSQPAMAEWAGTELAPGADARTDDEIADYLRKTHNTVYHPSCTAKMGGDDDPNAVLDARLRVRGVSNLRVADGSAMPFLVAVNPCITTMAIGEKCADMLKEDA from the coding sequence GTGAGCGAGGAGTTCGACTACGTCGTCGTCGGCGGTGGTACCGCGGGATCGGTGGTCGCGGCGCGGCTGTCGGAGGACCCCAGCGTCACCGTCTGCCTCCTGGAGGCCGGTCCGTCCGATGTGGACGATCCGGCGGTGCTCCAGCTGAACCAGTGGATGGGCCTGCTGGAGTCCGGGTACGACTGGGACTACCTCGTCGAGCCGCAGGAATCCGGCAACTCGTTCCTCCGGCACGCGCGGGCGAAGGTGCTGGGCGGCTGTTCCTCGCACAACTCGTGCATCGCCTTCTGGGCACCGGCCGAGGACCTGGACGAATGGGCGTCGCTCGGTCTCGACGGCTGGTCGGCGAAGGACGTTTTCCCGCTGTACAAACGACTCGAGACCAATGACGGCCCCGGCGAGCACCACGGGCGTTCCGGCCCGGTCACCATCCGCTCGGTCCCGCCGCGCGACCCCGCCGGTGCGGCACTGCTCGAAGCGTGCGAGCAGGCGGGCATCCCGCGCACCGAGTTCAACTCGGGCAGCACCGTCACCCACGGCGCGAACTGGTTCCAGATCAACGCGCGCGAGGACGGCACCCGATCGTCGGCCTCGGTTTCCTACCTGCACCCGATCATCGGCAAGCGGTCCAATTTGGACATCCGAACGGGAGCGAGGGCCAAGCGGCTCATCTTCGACGGCAAGCGCTGCACCGGCGTCGAGTACCTCGCGCCGGACCTGATCCACGGCATCGAGGTCAAGGCGCGCCGCGAGGTCATCGTCAGCTCCGGCGCGATCGACACGCCGAAGCTGCTGATGCTGTCCGGGATCGGGCCCGCCGAGCACCTGCGCGAGGTCGGCGTCGAGGTGCTGCACGACTCCCCCGGCGTCGGCGCGAACCTGCAGGACCACCCCGAGGGCCTGATCCAGTGGGACGCGAAGCAGCCGATGGTGAGCGATTCCACGCAGTGGTGGGAAATCGGCATCTTCACCACCACCGAGGACGGCCTCGACCGGCCGGACCTGATGTTCCACTACGGCTCGGTCCCGTTCGACCTGAACACCCTGCGCCACGGCTACCCCACCACGGAGAACGGGTTCTGCCTGACCCCGAACGTGACGCGCAGCAGGTCGCTCGGCACCGTGCGGCTGCGCACCAGGGACTACCGCGACAAGCCGAAGGTCGACCCGAGGTACTTCACCGATCCGCACGACATCCGCGTGATGACCTACGGCATCAAGCTCGCGCGAGAGATCGTCTCGCAGCCCGCGATGGCCGAATGGGCGGGTACGGAGCTCGCGCCCGGCGCCGACGCGCGCACCGACGACGAGATCGCCGACTACCTGCGCAAGACGCACAACACCGTCTACCACCCTTCGTGCACCGCCAAGATGGGCGGCGACGACGACCCGAACGCCGTCCTCGACGCGCGCCTGCGCGTCCGCGGTGTCTCGAACCTCCGGGTGGCGGACGGCTCGGCGATGCCGTTCCTCGTCGCGGTGAACCCGTGCATCACGACGATGGCGATCGGCGAGAAGTGCGCCGACATGCTCAAAGAAGACGCCTGA